AAAAGAGCAATTAGAAATACTAAGGAGGAAATTATACGAAAGATTATAATAATTTATCATCAAAATTATTAATATTTTATACACGATATAATAAAAATAGGCCACATTAATTATATGTAGTTTATGTATAAATATAGTCATGACAAGGGGCTTCGTACTTTATACACTAGATATCAAAAGGAGGAAAAAGTAAAATGGAACATATTCTTTGGGGCCCGAGATTGGAAGAAAAGTTTTATTTAAGAGATACTGAGCTAGTTGCACAAGAAATGTTGGGCAAATGGCTTGTATACGATAGTTCTGGAGGACTAACTGCGGGAATTATTGTGGAAACTGAAGCATATCTAGGTAAAAAAGATCCATCCTGTCACTCGGCTAAAGGTTGTACAGAGAGAAACAAGGTTATGTTTGGACCGGCAGGAGTGTTTTATATTTATTTTATTTATGGAGTACACTATTGTTTAAATGTTACAACAGCTTCTTTAGATAGGCCTGAAGCAGTACTGATTAGAGCTTTGGAACCTAAGGTTGGTATTGAATTAATGAGGGAACGGCGGCATAAAGAAAAAGTCACTGAACTATGTTCGGGTCCTGGGAAACTAGTGCAAGCAATGGGAATTAGCAAAACTTTAAATGGTACAAGTTCTTTTGAAGGTCCCTTAGGTATCTATGATAGTTTAGAAAGTCTAAATTTCGAAATTACAGTTACTGCCAGAGTTGGCATTAAGGAGGCTGCTAATTGGCCATTGCGTTACTATATTAAAGGTAGCCAATATGTTTCTAAAAAGTAAAAATATAAAAAGGAAAACAATAATCAAAATTGAATACGTATTAAAAGTATAATTAGAGGTGATATCATGAAATTGGTAGAAATTTATAAGTTAGCTGTACAGCAGGGCATAGAAAATGATCCAAGAGGAAAGGAAGAAGTTAAGAAATATTTGGCAAGAAAGCAGGCAATATTCAACGATTTAAAAGAAGATGAGCAAGCTGATTTTGATCAGGAACAGCTTTCTAACCCTTATAATGATACACGAATACTAAATGGAAACGAAGATTGCGAAATTAAGAGGATTTTGGCGGGAATCGACATCGAAATGGGAGAATTGCTCCTCGCTGAACATCTCTCTAATAAAGGGAAAAAAATTGATTTGGTGCTAGCCCACCATCCTGAGGGAAAAGCTCTAGCTGGGTTAAATGATGTTATGCATTTACAGGAAGATCTATTATATCAACTAGGAGTACCCATTAATATTGCCGAAGATATTATGTCCAGTAGGATTAACGAAGTTAAACGAGGTTTAATGCCAATAAATCATAATAAAACTGTGGACGGTGCTAAAATTTTAGGTTTACCAATGATGTGCGTTCATACTCCTGCAGATAACTTAGTAACTGCTTTTTTAACTAGGCTTTTTGAAGAACGACAGCCAGATACAGTTGGGGATATCTTAAAAATTTTAAAAGAAATACCTGAATACCAAGAGGCAACTAAAATTAATGCAGGTCCAATGATTTTTGTTGGTAGTAAGGAAAGAAGAGCAGGAAAAATATTTGTTGATATGACAGGCGGAACTAGTGGATCGGAAGATGCATATGAGAAATTGGCTCAGGCCGGAGTGGGAACATTAGTAGGCATGCACATTGGGGAAAAACACCGTAAGGAAGCGGAAAAAGCTCATCTCAATGTGATTATCGCTGGTCACATATCAAGCGACTCCCTAGGGATGAATTTATTATTAGATATGTTAGAGAAAAATGAAATCGAAGTAATATGTTGTGCTGGACTAACTAGAATAAAAAGGGAAAGTGCTTTAAAATAGTTTATACTAAATATATGTTATTTTTTTCCTACTAAATTTATAGTAGGTTTTTTTATTAAGTAAATTATTTAAATATTTACAGCAAAATTTTCTGGCTTTAAAAT
This DNA window, taken from Bacillota bacterium LX-D, encodes the following:
- a CDS encoding DNA-3-methyladenine glycosylase gives rise to the protein MEHILWGPRLEEKFYLRDTELVAQEMLGKWLVYDSSGGLTAGIIVETEAYLGKKDPSCHSAKGCTERNKVMFGPAGVFYIYFIYGVHYCLNVTTASLDRPEAVLIRALEPKVGIELMRERRHKEKVTELCSGPGKLVQAMGISKTLNGTSSFEGPLGIYDSLESLNFEITVTARVGIKEAANWPLRYYIKGSQYVSKK
- a CDS encoding NGG1p interacting factor NIF3, producing MKLVEIYKLAVQQGIENDPRGKEEVKKYLARKQAIFNDLKEDEQADFDQEQLSNPYNDTRILNGNEDCEIKRILAGIDIEMGELLLAEHLSNKGKKIDLVLAHHPEGKALAGLNDVMHLQEDLLYQLGVPINIAEDIMSSRINEVKRGLMPINHNKTVDGAKILGLPMMCVHTPADNLVTAFLTRLFEERQPDTVGDILKILKEIPEYQEATKINAGPMIFVGSKERRAGKIFVDMTGGTSGSEDAYEKLAQAGVGTLVGMHIGEKHRKEAEKAHLNVIIAGHISSDSLGMNLLLDMLEKNEIEVICCAGLTRIKRESALK